A segment of the Arachis hypogaea cultivar Tifrunner chromosome 5, arahy.Tifrunner.gnm2.J5K5, whole genome shotgun sequence genome:
AAGATATATTAGTCAATATTCAGCTACAGTGCAGAAGAAACataaatgaataaaagaaaatattatattcttttcaaaatgaatttcaatttagttaaaagtgatatattttttaaagaacCAATTTATCTGAATAATAGATTACTTCAGTAACATGCTTGAGTTTGTGTATTGCAGATTGCCCTGAATTACATGTTCATTCCATTAATCTGGGAGCGCATTCTAATCTTAGTTTAGTTTCCCTCCTTCACTATTAATCCTTAATTTGCTGCttctgctatatatatatatatatatattcctcacATTATTTCACTTATATAATGTGTTTTAAGTAACAAAATCACCTTCTGATTCTATAAGTTTGTAACTTTTCCCTATTGCAAACAATTCAAAATACTCATTGCTAGCATAAGACGTGTGTGATATCTTCAATCATATGACCCTATTTTACATGACCAAATATTCTAGCAGAACTTTTCCAGGTACAAGAAATTGTATTTCAAAGTTGCCTATAAGATTTACACGCATCCTTCCTTGGCCATATTCTTTTCATGTGTTGATGTGttttgatttttggattgttGATTAATTCCTTACTAGAAAATTACAAatcttcttatttatttattcaggGGTTCAGCCTATGGGGGGAAGTATTGGCACAAGTGATTGCTATCGCGACTTGTGGCCTCATATTTGCAGAATGTGATGTTTTAATCCTAGCATGGTTCCAATTTCCAATCATGGCCTTGTATATTCAACTTCATACGCTTGCAATGCAGCTGGCTTGAAAATTTTTCACATGTTCAACATAGTTTATAGAAATGATCAAGGGGAAACCAATTATTTTCAGTTACAGTCGTGGGTTTCGCAATGATGATGGAGTGATGATAGCTAAAGCAATAGTCAAAAGTTCATAGGATATAGAGAACTTGGGTTATAGCAGGGCTTAGAGTTATACGTTAGTTAGTTTGTTGTTTTTATGATCAAAATAGTAGCAATGACTTCAAATTTGTAATAAGATGATGTTGTTCTTCTTTTGCCTTTTTAAGAAGCATTGTTATTTCTTTGAACGAACAGTTTTATCTTGATTaccaaaaaatcacataaaataaATGTCATATACCACAAATTAGAAGTCTTGTATAAATGTATAATGAAGTCAGAAATTCATATGGTTTGAGAATTCAAAGCCATTGATATTTGCTAAGAGGAACATGAGTTCAGCAATCAGGTATTTCTAGTGGCATAAGAGATAAGACCATAAATTAGAAGTCTAGAAGGATGTATTAGAAGGGACCCAACCAATTATTTTATGAACCACGAAGGATGACTAAGCTTTGAGATTGTGTTTGAAAATGAGTGATATTTTAAATTGGtctttaaattagtttttgattTAGAATATTAGACAAATTATTCTTTATTAAAATAAGTAGATAATTTAGTTccacatatttaaaattttcaaataatttatgTCTCCATAGCTTCTGTAActccaatttgggatatataatgttccatttatttcaagaattattgttgttgttgtgtttcaTACATTCTTCAAGCTTATGAATATCTATTTAGAAAATCATTATCAGAAATATTACTTTGTAATGGCCAAAAAGCTCTACAAGAAATATCTCATTGCGAACAGAATTTGTTTATTCCATAGAGAGAGATATTGTAAACAAGAGATACGAATATTCTTAGCTTCTAACTATGGAAAAAGGAAGGAAGACCATGCCTAAattcttgtattcttagcttggaaccagagaaaagagaaggaacaaaGTGAAGTTGTATGAGAATGATGAAAGGCAGTTAGGTAACCTTcctttaaaaatgattttaataCCAAAAGTAGCTAACTGATATACTTTGAGTAAGaatctttgtatgctttcctcaaAGAGCAAGTAGGAATCCCTCTGTAATGGAACCCACCCCATAATTTTAATCTTTTCTAATGGTTGATTGTCTGAGAAGCAATGATGGATTACATTGAGAGTGGTGTTGACATTGTGCAAATCCAAACTATCCCTCACTAAACTTTCACATATCCTTGCTTTCATCTCTGAAAATGGCAACTGATGCTTTGCTTGGAATTCTCATTGGAAACTTGAACACTTTTGTTAAGAAAGAGATTGCAGCACTTTCCGGTGTTGACTCACAGATCCAAGAGCTGTCTAATAATCTCCAGGCAATCCGTGCATTGTTCCAAGATGCTGCAGAGGAGCAATTTACAAGCCATGCCATAAAGGACTGGCTGAAAAAGCTTTCCGATGCCATGCACGTGTTGGAAGATATCTTGGAAGATTGTTCAATGGAATCCAACCGTCTTCAAAGTGAAGGGTGGTTAGCCTGCTTCCATCCCAAGACTATTCTGTTTCGGCATGCTATCAGCAAGAGGATGAAAGACATGGTCAAGAGGTTCCAGCGTATTGATGATGATAGGAGAAGGTTTCAGCTGCCTTTGGGAGTCAGACAGAGGCAACAAGAAGATGATGATCAGAGGCTAACTGGTTCTGCCATCCCTGAGCACCAGATGTATGGAAGAGACCAAGATAAACACAAGATTGTAGATTTTTTCACAGAGCATGCCAGTAGCATTGATGGCCTCTCTGTGTATCCCATTGTTGGCATGGCAGGACTTGGAAAAACAACACTTGCTCGATGGGTCTTCAATGACGAGAGGGTGATCCAGCATTTTGATTTGAGAATTTGGGTTTGTGTTTCCACAAACTTCAATATGATGAGAATTCTACAGTCCATTGTAGAATCCTCCACCGGAGTGAACCCAAACCTCTCCACTTTAGAAGCAATGCAAAACAAAGTTCAACAAGTGTTGCTGGACAAACGGTGTTTGCTTGTTCTAGATGATGTGTGGGACAATATCAAATGGGAAGACTTAAAGTCCGTGTTGCATTATGGAGGAACCAAAAGTGTTTCAATTTTGGTCACGACACGCGATCAGATTGTTGCATCTGCCATGGAAACATGCCCTACTCAATCTCATCACTTACAGCCATTACCTAAGGATGAGAATTGGTCATTGTTCACACACTATGCATTTGGCCCAAACAAGGAGCAGCCTGCAAAGCTGGTGGAGATTGGCAAGGAAATCGTCAGAAGATGTGTGGGTAATCCCCTTGCATCCAAAGTTGTTGGAAGCCTTTTGCGTAAtaaaagagaggaaaaagaatGGCTCAATGTGTTGGAAAGTAAGTTTTGGGACATTGATGCTGTCATGGGTGCTTTGAGACTAAGTTATTTTCATTTGAACCCATCAGCACGGCAATGCTTTTGTTTTTGTGCTCTCTATCCTGAAGATTTTCGAATCTCAAAGGAACAGCTAATTCATCTTTGGATGGCCAATGGACTTATTAAATCCAAAGGGCATTTGGAGGTTGAAGATGTTGGTAACCAGCAATGGGAGGAGCTGCTCCAAAGATCATTTTTTCAAGAAGTATCGATTGACAAGTATGGAAACACCACCTTCAAGATCCATGACTTATTCCTTGATCTTGCCCACTCCATAGTGGGAGAAGAGTATAAAGCTTATGATGAGTCTGCAAGCTTGACCAATTTGTCAACAAGGGTCCACCATGTAAGTTACTCTGGCTTGCCTGAGTTAAACCAGAATAACTTGAAGAATATTGAGTCCTTGAGGACCTTTATTGATCTTGATCCAGCAATTAGCAATCTCTTCCTTATGCCTCCAGCAATCGTTTTGCGTAAAGTGCAGTTATGTAATTCTCTCCGAGCATTGCGTACAAGATCTTCTGAACTCCCAGTACTGAAAAGTTTAACACATTTGAGGTACTTGAATATTTACAATAGTTACATTACAAAGTTGCCAAAATGTGTTTCTAGGCTGCAGAAATTGCAAATTCTAAAGCTAGAACATTGTCACTATCTCACTTGTCTGCCCAAACACTTGGCAAAGTTGAAGGATCTCAGTCATCTGATAATTGAAGGATGTTGGTCATTAATATCAATGCCTCCGAAAATAGGGGAGTTGAAACATCTAAAAACACTgaatatttttattgttgattCAAAAGCCAAACATGGCTTAGCAGAGTTACATGATTTACAGCTTGGTGGAAGACTACACATTAAAGGTCTCGAGAATGTCCAGAGCGAACATGATGCTAGAGAGGCTAATTTGATGAATAAGAAGGAGCTGAgttatttatatttgtcttggaatTCTGATTCTAATTCTAATTCATTATGCATTAGTCCGGAGAGAGTACTTGAAGCCCTTGAGCCTCCCCCTAATCTCAAGAATTTGGGGATTAATGGTTATAGGGGATCACAATTCCCTGGTTGGGTGAGAAATACTAACATCTTTTCAAGCTTAGTTAATGTTATACTCTTTGACTGCAACAACTGTAAGCAGATTCCTCCACTTGGTAAATTACCACATTTAGAAAGTCTTTATGTATGTGGTATGAAAGATGTGAAGTACATTGATGAAGACTCGTATGATGGAGTGGAGGAGAAGGTGGCCTTTAAGTCCCTAAAGGAGCTAACTTTGATAGAGTTGCCAAAGTTAGAGAGGATTGTAAGGGACGAAGGAGTAGAGATGCTCCCACTTGTTTCCAAATTAACCATTCCATGCAGCCAGAATATGAAGTTGCCACTCCTTCAATCTGTGGAGGTACTTGTAATTGAAGGATTGGAATCTAACAATGAAGACGTGGCTTCCTTTCTGGAAGAAATCTTTCTGAGTATGCGCTATGTTAAACAGCTCACGATTCGTAGGTTTCCCAAACTGAAGGTGTTACCTCAAGAACTGGGCACCCTAAGCTCACTCCAGGAACTGGATATTGATGATTGTGTTGAGCTTGAGTCCTTCGTAGAGAATGTTTTTCAAGGCTTGAGTTTTCTTCGAAAATTGACCATTTCCGATTGTCCAAGACTAAAATCCTTGTCTAGTGTTGCAGAACACCTAACTTGTCTTGAGATCCTTTCTATCATTGTTTGCCCAGAATTGATGACTCTGCCAACTAACATGAATAAGCTAACTTCCCTCCATGATGTTGGAATCTGCGCCGGGGAAGACAATGGTAGAGTACCAGAAGGTCTTCAATGTATCCCATCTCTCAAATCTCTGATGCTAGTTGAAGTAGATTCATTGCCAGAGTGGTTGGGAGATATGACTTCTCTGCAACGCTTATTCATTGGTCGCTCTCCAAGGATAAGGTCAGTTCCAAGTAGCTTTCGAAACCTGACAAACTTGCGTTCCCTCACAATTGAGAAATGTGATGGGCTGGAGCAGCGATGCCAGAGAGAGACAGGGGAAGATTGGCCAAACATTGCTCACGTTCCACACGTTGAGTTGATTCCCACGCAGCAACAGAAACATACATGTTGGGGTAAATTCAAGTCCttctcttgttttcttttcttttgccacTGCTTAATGTGTCCCAAGTTCCATGACTCATGTTTGAAATACTTGACAGAACTGGCCAAATTCAGTTGGAATACGAGGAAGGCAAACATATCAGGATTTCcagaatttaatatatttaactcaATGGTTGAAGGTCTCCATGAGCAGAACCAAGATTAGCACTCAGATATCACATGTTTATCACACCGTACCAAGCTCACTCGCGGCCTTCATAATCTATGTGACTATATATAAGCAGAAACTTACTTTTTCTTCATTCTGTAACATGAATATTTTCTGTTCAGTCACAGTGAGGCTTTTTCTGTCTTTTTTTCAGTTCAGGATAAGGTGGCAgtatatgcatgcatgcatacatacaaTCACACATATTGGAAGAAACCTTTTGCTGTTAATTGCACGGAAGCACCAACCAACTCATATTCTCCCCCTATTTGTTAATTATTCATCAGTGGTACTACATTAGTTTGTGATGGAAATTGTATTGGACAGTTATTTTTATACACTTTATTTGATGGAAAAAGGACTAGGGTTCCTAAAAACACTGTAATATGTACCATCATAGTATATTGATTCAAATTAGATTCTATTTCTATATATACTATATTCAGATGGGTTATTGTGGATTTTTGGTTGCAAAATAGCTGAATTGCAGGGCAATCTCCAACCAACtattttttcaattacaaatttgtGTATTAGGAtgcggattttttttatttataaaataaaataaataattattttttccaAAACGATTTTccaactttatttttaaaaatatgatttttttttctggaTTAACAGCAAGTTCGCCGCACCCTCGGCAAACTCTATAATTTATAGAGTTCGCCTGATGAGTTTGGCACACTATATATACCGGTGGGACCATTTTGGTTTGTcgttttcttcttttattctcccctctaaattttttttgttacttttttcTGCCTTTTCGACATCCGTGAAATTTAGTGTGGATGATGGTCGCAGTTCCAGGTTAGTAAATAATAgtctatttttttatgttaactcGGTTTAATATTTACATGTTAGATAAAATTATTAGGTATAGATCGTTTGTTAGTTAGAATAACAGATTTAttgtttacatgttagttagaataAAAGATTTAttgtttacatgttagttagttagttagacgTACTTTTTAGTGTTGTTATGTTAGGTATATTATTTTGTGTCACCGTTTTTTAGTAGAGTGGCTCTATATCAACATATTAAAGAATATAAGAAAGtatattattagataatttagttAGAGGTATAACATTATGTTGTGAATTAGAAGGTAATTACGTGAGCAATAAAATTTAGGGTTGAGTTAGTTATAAATTAATTACTTACATGACGACGTCAATTAAACAGGGTAAGCTTAAATTTAGTAGGTTTATAAGCCATTTTTCATTTAGTTTGATTTTTGATAATCTagtatgtgattttattttactaGATTGTGCTTTGATGGAGCAACAGTTATTAGGTTATGAGCATGAGATGTATAGATTGGATTAGGCTGAGCACATCGCTGGGAGGCTTGATCGAGTGATatgattttttaactttttttttattttattgtattgaaaaaAAAGTAAACTTGCTATTATATTTATTCACAGTAaccttttttattgatttttttttccgtttGGTAGGCGCCTTGGATCTTGCGCACCAGACGAAACTTGATGACACGGCCGCCGAACCAGATTAGGCCATATCTGAAACGAGCCGGGTTTGAGTACGTCACATACATGGTTGAGTACGTCACATACACAGTCGCTTGCCTCGGCGTTGATAGAGAAGTGGAGGCCTGAGTCCCATACATTTCATTTACCGTGCGGGGAGATGactatcaccctgcaggacgTGGCATATTAGTTGTGACTTAGGATTGATGGTGATCCTGTGAGTGGATGCATAGGTGGGTGGGAGCAGCACCACCAAGGACGGACCATTGAAGAGTTATGTGAGCTGATACTAGGTGTTGTTCCTGGTCCAGAGGACAGACAGTCACAGACGAAGTGGACTGTCAAGCTCACTTGGTTCCACAACATGGTTTGTGGAGAGCTAGAGCAAGATGCCACAGAGGAGCTCACGGGCCGACCTCTCTTCGCTCTCATCATCCGAGGGTTCGGATGGATTTGGGGACCGTCATACGATGGCCAGTCATCCTCGTATCCTATCGGTCGAAACTCTGATCTGTAAACATTGAAGACCGACTTCATGCGACTTCAACTACGCTGCATTAATAAGAACCTTCTTCAACTCTTTGTTCCTAAAGTGGGTCATGAAATTGGCTGCAATGTGTCTTGTACAAAACGCTTGGAAGGCATGAGGTGGCTTCCATAAACTCCCTTCGGCATTCAGTGCTCCATCAATGGACTTGTATCTGTTTGAAATCACTCACACCCCTAGTTGTGGTGTAACATGCTCCCGTAAGTACGAAAGAAAGAATGACCACGCCTCCTTTGTCTCATCCTCGACAACTGCGAATGCAATGGGCAGAATGTTTGCATTGCCGTCTTGCGCTATGGCCATCGGCAAAATTCCACCGTATTTACCATATAGGTGGGTGCCATCAGCAAAATTCCATCGTATTTACCATATAGGTGGGTGCCATCAATAGAGATAAgtggcttgcaatgcttgaaggCCTCAACACACGGTGAAAACATCCAAAAGACCCGATGAAACATCACAGTGTCAGTGGAGGCAGGCCACAGCTGTGTCACTAGTTGCACCCAAGTACCTAAATGGACATacattagtattttattttgtaCATGACTGAATTATTTAATAGCGAATAAATAAACCGGAAATAAATTTTACCTGACAAGTACATCTGCATAGCGAATAACCAACGAGGAAGCTCATTGTATGACTTTTCCCAATCGCCATATATTCTAGCGATGACTCTCTGTTTTGCAAACCAAACTTTTCTGTACGACGCATTGTAACCAAAGTGATTCTCCACACCTCCTTGTAGAACCCTAATGCTGATTATTGGATCGGCCTTGACCATCGTGAAAATGTGTTGTGCAATCACTTTCGAATCCAACCTACGATGATCTTACCTCCATCGAAGTTTGCATGCAAGTATGAAGACCAGCGTATCTCCTAACCTCCCACCTTTCTTGCTTTCGGCGATATGATATAAGTATGCTCCAATTACAACCGGGTCCGAATTGGATACATCTTGCATTGTACCTCCAATGGTCATTTTCTACTATTTTGTACTCCACAGCCCTCCTGATGCTGTATTGCTTAACTGCCAACATGACTTCTTCTTTGTTCCCAAATTGTTGTCCAACCTCAAACTCGTTGCTTGGGTCTTCTTCAGGACCTCCTTGGGTAAACGACCAATCCGAAGTCATTGCATCGAAATTCAACCTAGTGAAATGGTCCGGCCGGTCATATGGTTGAGAAATGGCAGGTTGTGTCAGAACAATCTGTGTGTCACCGTAGTAGTTCATCTCCTATTCTCGTCACCATCATTAGGGATTTCGGGTGGTTCTTCATCAGCGTCGTCTCCATCATCGAGGTTGACTTCATACTGCTCCATCATCGGATCTCTGATAGCAGAACCGTCATGACTTTCAAGACTGTCATCCATTAAGTCAATGTTACAAACTTCAACATTAGACCCCTCCTGACTACCCTCAGGTGGCATATTTAGATCCACCATTGTCCTTCTGATAGTTCATCTAACAACGCTACTCGTCGGACTATCATTGACAGTATCTGCAGATGATCTCCGACCACCAAAGTCAACAAAAAACACGTATAATTCCAACAGATGAATATTGGTCCATCGGTTGTGCCACGACCTTATAAGCCGTATGTCCTTGTCGTCGCGCAACCGGTACTTAAttcaaaataatagaaatatcGCTCACAATGATGGTCTGATAAATATACTAGTAACAGAGACAAAGACAACACAACTATAATATACCTTTTATAAAACAAATTGCCATCTAACTCGGTCGGATATCtatactaaatattttttcacCGTTTTAGATTCCTGCTGTCCGAGGGCATgcaatatcaaattcttcaaaGCTGTTAAATTGTTGACTTTCGATGTCATATACGTAATTATCGGCTAGCCCGATCTAAAGACAATTGAACCTTCTTCATCATACACTATTTCACCATCGTAATGAATGAATAACAATGGATTTTCTGACATCGTAGCGATAACGTTAGCAGTGAAGAAGAAAGTAATTAGAAAAGTTGTGACTACTTGATCTCCAATAGGCCTACTTTTATATCCGATTTTATCATAGAGTTCGTCGGGAGTACGACGAACTTgctgttaataaaaaaaaattgtatttttgaaaataaagctaaaaaatcattttaaaagaaataattatttattttattttataaatgaaaaaatcCTTAGGATGCTAATAGGGATGGTGGCTGCAACAACATTTAACACGGTTTAGATTTTTCATGTGTTAGTTTCATTATTGCTATAATCAAAATAGTTACAATGATTTTAGGCAAACTGAGCTCAGTTGAACAATGTCTTATTTGGCAAATTAAATTAGGAAATggatcttctcaattttttttaataattgagggagtaaagtgtgtttttcaccattaattttataagtgagatcaacaataaatatgagagagagcaATGAAGGGTTAGAGATCACATTTtacactctcaatttttttaacaattaagagGATCCATTCCCAGTTAAATTGCATGTGaatagtgtaacaccctaattatctTAAACCTTATCTCTAGCCGTAAAGTAAAAGTTAATCAAGGTTTAcaacaattctaaggcttatacatatttatatatagaagaaaataatatattctagaagtccGATGAAAGATTAAGCTCAAAGGGAGAACTACAAAAGcgcgaaacgttcacacgaagctaacgcataagatacaaggtatagatgcaagagaatataacatatatagatataagagtataataattatagggaactagccgcagcttgtggagtttaagccgactagttacaaatagaaaAATACGGAGTTTTggaattaaaacagcttatacaacttatctctcaaataaGGCACTAAggtcataaaaataaatatacaaagagaTGTGATAGTAGCTATaacaaagtaaaatagaaataaaccaaGGAAGAACCATACTccactctgtcaccatatccgcaatctcaccgaagtGGATTTGTAACATGcgtttgaaaaacaacaacaaagtatggaatgagaaccggaggttctcaatatggtaacagtgcccaatatgtaagatataAGGCTCTGGAACGTCgaaggcaatcttagaacttcacatcaaatatggatattcaagcttagaataaaataaataaataaagaacttaaaccataaacaggttatctaaacttagggggaattctaactaatactaatcacaccgctgtatcccatagccttcgccaacctaacatCCGTGCGAtctcatcgccaccgcctacctaacctcctcagcaccagacaatcataattaatataaacaagtaatacACAGGTAATAATCATATATCACAATTAATTCAAgtaagcaagtaggcatattatacaattagacaaactcaagtaatcaaagcaaacaagcacataaaagatgcatatgatgaatgcctgtcctattgactcgtgatatcacttgtcggttcgtaaatgccaacccgacacatcctttcggatatagccttttctgccacgccagggatatagtgccctgcacactcatgcagcagcgaATCTGCTatgccagagatatagtgccctgcacacttaTGTAGTAGGGAATCTACTACGCCAGGGATATAAGGCCCCGCACATGTCATGACCCGAACCAAGCCATGACTGGCGCTCAAGGGACAAGTCCCTCAGCAAGCCAAACGATCAAATTCTCAGAAAAACGGACAGAATCTCCTCTGTTTCTAGGACCTTACCAACATAAATATTAACTCCCTGTATTAATAATAAACCTCCATTTccaagacaacaacaacaatatactCCAAATTATATCCACAaccaaatatatccaaaatgcgcatcatatatatatatatatatatatatatatatatatatatatatatatatatatatatatatatatatatatatatatatatatatcaagttgaTGACTAGAGTATATAGTTAAAACTATAAGTCTTACATAACCAAATCATAATCACTACCTAAACAGTTCAAGATTCAAAATAACATAACCCACAcgaggatcctgcctgtgacatatggagcattgacATAGTCTAGATTTTGAGCAAAGGTTCCATTACATAATTACTTAGCCCTTGGAAAGAAGAAGGGCTCACCAAAATGACTAAGATCTACTGAGGGGCTGGTGGAATGGAACCTGGAATgactcctgtatctgaaaaatatgagaatataatagggtgagttttgcaactcagtgagcaaACATTACATCTATAACCCACACGAGACAATACAGAGTTTACCTTGAAAATCATATTTCTTTTCGGAGATGAGgaattcatattaattaattatacaaacATTAGATAAATAGTTAAGCGGATGAACTGaaatgggagttctcattccagaagttaaatcaaatcaaatattacacatctagggcggctccacctctaagggtagccctttcctctagtgtgcccgtacggtataacaaatccaacgtgtggcctacacgttaggctagcaacgcccctgctagctgaggtctgagccagatgcatctaggttaacgtcataaccgccgttaactacggttttctagtcagagtctcccaaaccaatccaaaccaaatcacttATAAAAATCTCTAGTGCTTATAACATACTACTAAATTCCATAGCAAATcaatatatataggattgcatactaaaatttaattaaaatttacataaggtcaaataagaaaacatttatactttacaaaatatataaatatcatctcgtgtgtatttttataaaa
Coding sequences within it:
- the LOC112800107 gene encoding disease resistance protein RGA2-like, translated to MATDALLGILIGNLNTFVKKEIAALSGVDSQIQELSNNLQAIRALFQDAAEEQFTSHAIKDWLKKLSDAMHVLEDILEDCSMESNRLQSEGWLACFHPKTILFRHAISKRMKDMVKRFQRIDDDRRRFQLPLGVRQRQQEDDDQRLTGSAIPEHQMYGRDQDKHKIVDFFTEHASSIDGLSVYPIVGMAGLGKTTLARWVFNDERVIQHFDLRIWVCVSTNFNMMRILQSIVESSTGVNPNLSTLEAMQNKVQQVLLDKRCLLVLDDVWDNIKWEDLKSVLHYGGTKSVSILVTTRDQIVASAMETCPTQSHHLQPLPKDENWSLFTHYAFGPNKEQPAKLVEIGKEIVRRCVGNPLASKVVGSLLRNKREEKEWLNVLESKFWDIDAVMGALRLSYFHLNPSARQCFCFCALYPEDFRISKEQLIHLWMANGLIKSKGHLEVEDVGNQQWEELLQRSFFQEVSIDKYGNTTFKIHDLFLDLAHSIVGEEYKAYDESASLTNLSTRVHHVSYSGLPELNQNNLKNIESLRTFIDLDPAISNLFLMPPAIVLRKVQLCNSLRALRTRSSELPVLKSLTHLRYLNIYNSYITKLPKCVSRLQKLQILKLEHCHYLTCLPKHLAKLKDLSHLIIEGCWSLISMPPKIGELKHLKTLNIFIVDSKAKHGLAELHDLQLGGRLHIKGLENVQSEHDAREANLMNKKELSYLYLSWNSDSNSNSLCISPERVLEALEPPPNLKNLGINGYRGSQFPGWVRNTNIFSSLVNVILFDCNNCKQIPPLGKLPHLESLYVCGMKDVKYIDEDSYDGVEEKVAFKSLKELTLIELPKLERIVRDEGVEMLPLVSKLTIPCSQNMKLPLLQSVEVLVIEGLESNNEDVASFLEEIFLSMRYVKQLTIRRFPKLKVLPQELGTLSSLQELDIDDCVELESFVENVFQGLSFLRKLTISDCPRLKSLSSVAEHLTCLEILSIIVCPELMTLPTNMNKLTSLHDVGICAGEDNGRVPEGLQCIPSLKSLMLVEVDSLPEWLGDMTSLQRLFIGRSPRIRSVPSSFRNLTNLRSLTIEKCDGLEQRCQRETGEDWPNIAHVPHVELIPTQQQKHTCWELAKFSWNTRKANISGFPEFNIFNSMVEGLHEQNQD